Proteins encoded by one window of Perca fluviatilis chromosome 13, GENO_Pfluv_1.0, whole genome shotgun sequence:
- the znf384a gene encoding zinc finger protein 384a isoform X1, whose amino-acid sequence MKLPSLCYRKHVAYVSVGDDRETEDQRFDNEKINSSLLNKIMDDSHFNSSYFWSPVPTVQGQIENAMFLNKAKEQMGPEKTNMPSYTHSSASTTSSPHYPTAVLAIPGSVDSGSGLRLVPKQEGGGNTAGLGGPGGMSALGGHLHQSHTTQNITVVPVPSTGIMTAAGLVITTPQGTLVPTASTQSFVAGHPTATTMIVSAVHPSHTDKKQEIAVPPAVVMPTPSKRGRKSKQMLGRVGGVLPPGSDALILAHLAAGGQHHTADPYDLSNDEDEHTNKDGPKSYRCRMCAVTFFSKSDMQIHAKSHTEAKPHKCPHCSKSFANSSYLAQHIRIHSGAKPYTCTYCQKTFRQLSHLQQHTRNHTEAKPHKCPHCSKSFANSSYLSQHIRIHTGAKPYACSYCQKTFRQLSHLQQHTRIHTGDRPYKCNHPGCEKAFTQLSNLQSHRRQHNKDKPYKCHNCNRGYTDAASLEVHLSTHTVKHAKLFSCGLCNRSYTSETYLMKHMRKHNPDPLTVAATVAAQQAQGLAPGGGRGRGRGRGRGAGGVGRAGQLQSQTNPNNNPQNPNPGPPGSYQQPTEAVVQCPFDLHQYKTVSAGEIQYKPVTVADLPVAHKDLCLTVSTSAIQVEHMNS is encoded by the exons ATGAAACTTCCCTCTTTGTGCTACAGAAAACATGTTGCCTATGTGTCAGTGGGAGATGATCGGGAAACAGAAGATCAGAGGTTTGataatgaaaagataaacagtAGTCTTTTAAACA AAATAATGGACGATTCCCATTTCAACTCATCATACTTTTGGTCTCCCGTCCCCACTGTACAAGGACAG ATCGAGAACGCTATGTTCCTGAACAAGGCAAAGGAGCAGATGGGTCCAGAGAAGACCAACATGCCCTCCTACACTCACTCCTCTGCGTCTACCACCTCCTCTCCCCACTACCCCACGGCTGTGCTCGCCATCCCCGGCTCAGTGGACTCAGGGTCCGGGTTGCGGTTGGTCCCCAAACAGGAAGGAGGTGGGAACACAGCAGGACTAGGTGGGCCTGGCGGCATGAGTGCGCTCGGGGGACACCTGCACCAGTCGCACACGACCCAGAACATCACCGTTGTGCCTGTTCCCTCGACAGGTATCATGACTGCAG CCGGGTTAGTGATCACCACCCCTCAAGGCACACTGGTCCCCACTGCCTCCACGCAGTCATTTGTAGCTGGACACCCCACTGCCACCACCATGATAGTATCTGCAGTGCACCCCTCACATACAG ACAAGAAGCAGGAAATTGCTGTCCCTCCTGCAGTTGTGATGCCAACTCCATCAAAGCGAGGCAGGAAGAGCAAACAGATGTTGGGCAGAGTGGGTGGGGTCCTCCCTCCAGGAAGTGATGCACTAATATTGGCACACCTCGCTGCTGGTGGACAG cACCACACTGCTGACCCATACGACCTGTCAAATGATGAGGATGAGCATACCAACAAAGATGGACCCAAATCCTACAG GTGTCGGATGTGTGCAGTGACGTTCTTCAGCAAGTCAGACATGCAGATCCACGCCAAGTCCCACACAGAGGCCAAGCCCCACAAGTGCCCCCACTGCTCCAAGTCATTTGCCAACTCCAGCTACCTGGCCCAGCACATCCGCATTCACAGCGGGGCCAAGCCCTACACCTGCACCTACTGCCAGAAAACATTCAGGCAGCTCAGTCACCTACAGCAGCACACACG AAACCACACTGAGGCCAAGCCCCACAAGTGCCCCCACTGCTCCAAGTCGTTTGCCAACTCCAGCTACCTGTCCCAGCACATCCGCATCCACACCGGGGCCAAGCCCTACGCCTGCTCCTACTGCCAGAAAACATTCAGGCAGCTCAGTCACCTACAGCAGCACACACG GATTCATACCGGTGACCGACCGTATAAGTGTAACCATCCTGGCTGTGAAAAAGCTTTCACTCAGTTGTCCAACCTACAG TCTCACCGTCGGCAGCACAACAAAGACAAGCCGTACAAATGCCATAACTGTAACCGTGGTTACACAGATGCTGCCAGCCTGGAGGTGCACCTGTCCACACACACCGTCAAACATGCCAAGCTGTTCTCCTGTGGCCTCTGTAACCGTTCCTATACCTCA GAGACGTATCTAATGAAACACATGAGGAAGCACAACCCCGACCCGCTAACCGTGGCAGCGACAGTAGCTGCTCAGCAGGCCCAGGGCCTTGCGCCAGGCGGAGGCCGGGGCCGAGGCCGCGGCCGAGGGAGAGGTGCTGGAGGTGTGGGCAGAGCGGGCCAGCTCCAAAGCCAGACCAACCCTAACAACAACCCCCAGAACCCTAACCCTGGGCCCCCAGGCAGCTACCAGCAGCCCACGGAAGCCGTGGTTCAATGCCCGTTTGACCTGCACCAGTACAAGACGGTGTCAGCCGGCGAGATCCAGTACAAACCGGTCACTGTGGCGGACCTGCCAGTGGCCCACAAAGACCTCTGCCTCACCGTCTCCACATCAGCCATACAGGTGGAGCACATGAACTCATAG
- the znf384a gene encoding zinc finger protein 384a isoform X5 translates to MKLPSLCYRKHVAYVSVGDDRETEDQRFDNEKINSSLLNKIMDDSHFNSSYFWSPVPTVQGQIENAMFLNKAKEQMGPEKTNMPSYTHSSASTTSSPHYPTAVLAIPGSVDSGSGLRLVPKQEGGGNTAGLGGPGGMSALGGHLHQSHTTQNITVVPVPSTGIMTAAGLVITTPQGTLVPTASTQSFVAGHPTATTMIVSAVHPSHTDKKQEIAVPPAVVMPTPSKRGRKSKQMLGRVGGVLPPGSDALILAHLAAGGQHHTADPYDLSNDEDEHTNKDGPKSYRCRMCAVTFFSKSDMQIHAKSHTEAKPHKCPHCSKSFANSSYLAQHIRIHSGAKPYTCTYCQKTFRQLSHLQQHTRIHTGDRPYKCNHPGCEKAFTQLSNLQSHRRQHNKDKPYKCHNCNRGYTDAASLEVHLSTHTVKHAKLFSCGLCNRSYTSETYLMKHMRKHNPDPLTVAATVAAQQAQGLAPGGGRGRGRGRGRGAGGVGRAGQLQSQTNPNNNPQNPNPGPPGSYQQPTEAVVQCPFDLHQYKTVSAGEIQYKPVTVADLPVAHKDLCLTVSTSAIQVEHMNS, encoded by the exons ATGAAACTTCCCTCTTTGTGCTACAGAAAACATGTTGCCTATGTGTCAGTGGGAGATGATCGGGAAACAGAAGATCAGAGGTTTGataatgaaaagataaacagtAGTCTTTTAAACA AAATAATGGACGATTCCCATTTCAACTCATCATACTTTTGGTCTCCCGTCCCCACTGTACAAGGACAG ATCGAGAACGCTATGTTCCTGAACAAGGCAAAGGAGCAGATGGGTCCAGAGAAGACCAACATGCCCTCCTACACTCACTCCTCTGCGTCTACCACCTCCTCTCCCCACTACCCCACGGCTGTGCTCGCCATCCCCGGCTCAGTGGACTCAGGGTCCGGGTTGCGGTTGGTCCCCAAACAGGAAGGAGGTGGGAACACAGCAGGACTAGGTGGGCCTGGCGGCATGAGTGCGCTCGGGGGACACCTGCACCAGTCGCACACGACCCAGAACATCACCGTTGTGCCTGTTCCCTCGACAGGTATCATGACTGCAG CCGGGTTAGTGATCACCACCCCTCAAGGCACACTGGTCCCCACTGCCTCCACGCAGTCATTTGTAGCTGGACACCCCACTGCCACCACCATGATAGTATCTGCAGTGCACCCCTCACATACAG ACAAGAAGCAGGAAATTGCTGTCCCTCCTGCAGTTGTGATGCCAACTCCATCAAAGCGAGGCAGGAAGAGCAAACAGATGTTGGGCAGAGTGGGTGGGGTCCTCCCTCCAGGAAGTGATGCACTAATATTGGCACACCTCGCTGCTGGTGGACAG cACCACACTGCTGACCCATACGACCTGTCAAATGATGAGGATGAGCATACCAACAAAGATGGACCCAAATCCTACAG GTGTCGGATGTGTGCAGTGACGTTCTTCAGCAAGTCAGACATGCAGATCCACGCCAAGTCCCACACAGAGGCCAAGCCCCACAAGTGCCCCCACTGCTCCAAGTCATTTGCCAACTCCAGCTACCTGGCCCAGCACATCCGCATTCACAGCGGGGCCAAGCCCTACACCTGCACCTACTGCCAGAAAACATTCAGGCAGCTCAGTCACCTACAGCAGCACACACG GATTCATACCGGTGACCGACCGTATAAGTGTAACCATCCTGGCTGTGAAAAAGCTTTCACTCAGTTGTCCAACCTACAG TCTCACCGTCGGCAGCACAACAAAGACAAGCCGTACAAATGCCATAACTGTAACCGTGGTTACACAGATGCTGCCAGCCTGGAGGTGCACCTGTCCACACACACCGTCAAACATGCCAAGCTGTTCTCCTGTGGCCTCTGTAACCGTTCCTATACCTCA GAGACGTATCTAATGAAACACATGAGGAAGCACAACCCCGACCCGCTAACCGTGGCAGCGACAGTAGCTGCTCAGCAGGCCCAGGGCCTTGCGCCAGGCGGAGGCCGGGGCCGAGGCCGCGGCCGAGGGAGAGGTGCTGGAGGTGTGGGCAGAGCGGGCCAGCTCCAAAGCCAGACCAACCCTAACAACAACCCCCAGAACCCTAACCCTGGGCCCCCAGGCAGCTACCAGCAGCCCACGGAAGCCGTGGTTCAATGCCCGTTTGACCTGCACCAGTACAAGACGGTGTCAGCCGGCGAGATCCAGTACAAACCGGTCACTGTGGCGGACCTGCCAGTGGCCCACAAAGACCTCTGCCTCACCGTCTCCACATCAGCCATACAGGTGGAGCACATGAACTCATAG
- the znf384a gene encoding zinc finger protein 384a isoform X4, whose product MKLPSLCYRKHVAYVSVGDDRETEDQRFDNEKINSSLLNKIMDDSHFNSSYFWSPVPTVQGQIENAMFLNKAKEQMGPEKTNMPSYTHSSASTTSSPHYPTAVLAIPGSVDSGSGLRLVPKQEGGGNTAGLGGPGGMSALGGHLHQSHTTQNITVVPVPSTGIMTADKKQEIAVPPAVVMPTPSKRGRKSKQMLGRVGGVLPPGSDALILAHLAAGGQHHTADPYDLSNDEDEHTNKDGPKSYRCRMCAVTFFSKSDMQIHAKSHTEAKPHKCPHCSKSFANSSYLAQHIRIHSGAKPYTCTYCQKTFRQLSHLQQHTRNHTEAKPHKCPHCSKSFANSSYLSQHIRIHTGAKPYACSYCQKTFRQLSHLQQHTRIHTGDRPYKCNHPGCEKAFTQLSNLQSHRRQHNKDKPYKCHNCNRGYTDAASLEVHLSTHTVKHAKLFSCGLCNRSYTSETYLMKHMRKHNPDPLTVAATVAAQQAQGLAPGGGRGRGRGRGRGAGGVGRAGQLQSQTNPNNNPQNPNPGPPGSYQQPTEAVVQCPFDLHQYKTVSAGEIQYKPVTVADLPVAHKDLCLTVSTSAIQVEHMNS is encoded by the exons ATGAAACTTCCCTCTTTGTGCTACAGAAAACATGTTGCCTATGTGTCAGTGGGAGATGATCGGGAAACAGAAGATCAGAGGTTTGataatgaaaagataaacagtAGTCTTTTAAACA AAATAATGGACGATTCCCATTTCAACTCATCATACTTTTGGTCTCCCGTCCCCACTGTACAAGGACAG ATCGAGAACGCTATGTTCCTGAACAAGGCAAAGGAGCAGATGGGTCCAGAGAAGACCAACATGCCCTCCTACACTCACTCCTCTGCGTCTACCACCTCCTCTCCCCACTACCCCACGGCTGTGCTCGCCATCCCCGGCTCAGTGGACTCAGGGTCCGGGTTGCGGTTGGTCCCCAAACAGGAAGGAGGTGGGAACACAGCAGGACTAGGTGGGCCTGGCGGCATGAGTGCGCTCGGGGGACACCTGCACCAGTCGCACACGACCCAGAACATCACCGTTGTGCCTGTTCCCTCGACAGGTATCATGACTGCAG ACAAGAAGCAGGAAATTGCTGTCCCTCCTGCAGTTGTGATGCCAACTCCATCAAAGCGAGGCAGGAAGAGCAAACAGATGTTGGGCAGAGTGGGTGGGGTCCTCCCTCCAGGAAGTGATGCACTAATATTGGCACACCTCGCTGCTGGTGGACAG cACCACACTGCTGACCCATACGACCTGTCAAATGATGAGGATGAGCATACCAACAAAGATGGACCCAAATCCTACAG GTGTCGGATGTGTGCAGTGACGTTCTTCAGCAAGTCAGACATGCAGATCCACGCCAAGTCCCACACAGAGGCCAAGCCCCACAAGTGCCCCCACTGCTCCAAGTCATTTGCCAACTCCAGCTACCTGGCCCAGCACATCCGCATTCACAGCGGGGCCAAGCCCTACACCTGCACCTACTGCCAGAAAACATTCAGGCAGCTCAGTCACCTACAGCAGCACACACG AAACCACACTGAGGCCAAGCCCCACAAGTGCCCCCACTGCTCCAAGTCGTTTGCCAACTCCAGCTACCTGTCCCAGCACATCCGCATCCACACCGGGGCCAAGCCCTACGCCTGCTCCTACTGCCAGAAAACATTCAGGCAGCTCAGTCACCTACAGCAGCACACACG GATTCATACCGGTGACCGACCGTATAAGTGTAACCATCCTGGCTGTGAAAAAGCTTTCACTCAGTTGTCCAACCTACAG TCTCACCGTCGGCAGCACAACAAAGACAAGCCGTACAAATGCCATAACTGTAACCGTGGTTACACAGATGCTGCCAGCCTGGAGGTGCACCTGTCCACACACACCGTCAAACATGCCAAGCTGTTCTCCTGTGGCCTCTGTAACCGTTCCTATACCTCA GAGACGTATCTAATGAAACACATGAGGAAGCACAACCCCGACCCGCTAACCGTGGCAGCGACAGTAGCTGCTCAGCAGGCCCAGGGCCTTGCGCCAGGCGGAGGCCGGGGCCGAGGCCGCGGCCGAGGGAGAGGTGCTGGAGGTGTGGGCAGAGCGGGCCAGCTCCAAAGCCAGACCAACCCTAACAACAACCCCCAGAACCCTAACCCTGGGCCCCCAGGCAGCTACCAGCAGCCCACGGAAGCCGTGGTTCAATGCCCGTTTGACCTGCACCAGTACAAGACGGTGTCAGCCGGCGAGATCCAGTACAAACCGGTCACTGTGGCGGACCTGCCAGTGGCCCACAAAGACCTCTGCCTCACCGTCTCCACATCAGCCATACAGGTGGAGCACATGAACTCATAG
- the znf384a gene encoding zinc finger protein 384a isoform X2 has protein sequence MLPMCQWEMIGKQKIREIMDDSHFNSSYFWSPVPTVQGQIENAMFLNKAKEQMGPEKTNMPSYTHSSASTTSSPHYPTAVLAIPGSVDSGSGLRLVPKQEGGGNTAGLGGPGGMSALGGHLHQSHTTQNITVVPVPSTGIMTAAGLVITTPQGTLVPTASTQSFVAGHPTATTMIVSAVHPSHTDKKQEIAVPPAVVMPTPSKRGRKSKQMLGRVGGVLPPGSDALILAHLAAGGQHHTADPYDLSNDEDEHTNKDGPKSYRCRMCAVTFFSKSDMQIHAKSHTEAKPHKCPHCSKSFANSSYLAQHIRIHSGAKPYTCTYCQKTFRQLSHLQQHTRNHTEAKPHKCPHCSKSFANSSYLSQHIRIHTGAKPYACSYCQKTFRQLSHLQQHTRIHTGDRPYKCNHPGCEKAFTQLSNLQSHRRQHNKDKPYKCHNCNRGYTDAASLEVHLSTHTVKHAKLFSCGLCNRSYTSETYLMKHMRKHNPDPLTVAATVAAQQAQGLAPGGGRGRGRGRGRGAGGVGRAGQLQSQTNPNNNPQNPNPGPPGSYQQPTEAVVQCPFDLHQYKTVSAGEIQYKPVTVADLPVAHKDLCLTVSTSAIQVEHMNS, from the exons ATGTTGCCTATGTGTCAGTGGGAGATGATCGGGAAACAGAAGATCAGAG AAATAATGGACGATTCCCATTTCAACTCATCATACTTTTGGTCTCCCGTCCCCACTGTACAAGGACAG ATCGAGAACGCTATGTTCCTGAACAAGGCAAAGGAGCAGATGGGTCCAGAGAAGACCAACATGCCCTCCTACACTCACTCCTCTGCGTCTACCACCTCCTCTCCCCACTACCCCACGGCTGTGCTCGCCATCCCCGGCTCAGTGGACTCAGGGTCCGGGTTGCGGTTGGTCCCCAAACAGGAAGGAGGTGGGAACACAGCAGGACTAGGTGGGCCTGGCGGCATGAGTGCGCTCGGGGGACACCTGCACCAGTCGCACACGACCCAGAACATCACCGTTGTGCCTGTTCCCTCGACAGGTATCATGACTGCAG CCGGGTTAGTGATCACCACCCCTCAAGGCACACTGGTCCCCACTGCCTCCACGCAGTCATTTGTAGCTGGACACCCCACTGCCACCACCATGATAGTATCTGCAGTGCACCCCTCACATACAG ACAAGAAGCAGGAAATTGCTGTCCCTCCTGCAGTTGTGATGCCAACTCCATCAAAGCGAGGCAGGAAGAGCAAACAGATGTTGGGCAGAGTGGGTGGGGTCCTCCCTCCAGGAAGTGATGCACTAATATTGGCACACCTCGCTGCTGGTGGACAG cACCACACTGCTGACCCATACGACCTGTCAAATGATGAGGATGAGCATACCAACAAAGATGGACCCAAATCCTACAG GTGTCGGATGTGTGCAGTGACGTTCTTCAGCAAGTCAGACATGCAGATCCACGCCAAGTCCCACACAGAGGCCAAGCCCCACAAGTGCCCCCACTGCTCCAAGTCATTTGCCAACTCCAGCTACCTGGCCCAGCACATCCGCATTCACAGCGGGGCCAAGCCCTACACCTGCACCTACTGCCAGAAAACATTCAGGCAGCTCAGTCACCTACAGCAGCACACACG AAACCACACTGAGGCCAAGCCCCACAAGTGCCCCCACTGCTCCAAGTCGTTTGCCAACTCCAGCTACCTGTCCCAGCACATCCGCATCCACACCGGGGCCAAGCCCTACGCCTGCTCCTACTGCCAGAAAACATTCAGGCAGCTCAGTCACCTACAGCAGCACACACG GATTCATACCGGTGACCGACCGTATAAGTGTAACCATCCTGGCTGTGAAAAAGCTTTCACTCAGTTGTCCAACCTACAG TCTCACCGTCGGCAGCACAACAAAGACAAGCCGTACAAATGCCATAACTGTAACCGTGGTTACACAGATGCTGCCAGCCTGGAGGTGCACCTGTCCACACACACCGTCAAACATGCCAAGCTGTTCTCCTGTGGCCTCTGTAACCGTTCCTATACCTCA GAGACGTATCTAATGAAACACATGAGGAAGCACAACCCCGACCCGCTAACCGTGGCAGCGACAGTAGCTGCTCAGCAGGCCCAGGGCCTTGCGCCAGGCGGAGGCCGGGGCCGAGGCCGCGGCCGAGGGAGAGGTGCTGGAGGTGTGGGCAGAGCGGGCCAGCTCCAAAGCCAGACCAACCCTAACAACAACCCCCAGAACCCTAACCCTGGGCCCCCAGGCAGCTACCAGCAGCCCACGGAAGCCGTGGTTCAATGCCCGTTTGACCTGCACCAGTACAAGACGGTGTCAGCCGGCGAGATCCAGTACAAACCGGTCACTGTGGCGGACCTGCCAGTGGCCCACAAAGACCTCTGCCTCACCGTCTCCACATCAGCCATACAGGTGGAGCACATGAACTCATAG
- the znf384a gene encoding zinc finger protein 384a isoform X3 codes for MDDSHFNSSYFWSPVPTVQGQIENAMFLNKAKEQMGPEKTNMPSYTHSSASTTSSPHYPTAVLAIPGSVDSGSGLRLVPKQEGGGNTAGLGGPGGMSALGGHLHQSHTTQNITVVPVPSTGIMTAAGLVITTPQGTLVPTASTQSFVAGHPTATTMIVSAVHPSHTDKKQEIAVPPAVVMPTPSKRGRKSKQMLGRVGGVLPPGSDALILAHLAAGGQHHTADPYDLSNDEDEHTNKDGPKSYRCRMCAVTFFSKSDMQIHAKSHTEAKPHKCPHCSKSFANSSYLAQHIRIHSGAKPYTCTYCQKTFRQLSHLQQHTRNHTEAKPHKCPHCSKSFANSSYLSQHIRIHTGAKPYACSYCQKTFRQLSHLQQHTRIHTGDRPYKCNHPGCEKAFTQLSNLQSHRRQHNKDKPYKCHNCNRGYTDAASLEVHLSTHTVKHAKLFSCGLCNRSYTSETYLMKHMRKHNPDPLTVAATVAAQQAQGLAPGGGRGRGRGRGRGAGGVGRAGQLQSQTNPNNNPQNPNPGPPGSYQQPTEAVVQCPFDLHQYKTVSAGEIQYKPVTVADLPVAHKDLCLTVSTSAIQVEHMNS; via the exons ATGGACGATTCCCATTTCAACTCATCATACTTTTGGTCTCCCGTCCCCACTGTACAAGGACAG ATCGAGAACGCTATGTTCCTGAACAAGGCAAAGGAGCAGATGGGTCCAGAGAAGACCAACATGCCCTCCTACACTCACTCCTCTGCGTCTACCACCTCCTCTCCCCACTACCCCACGGCTGTGCTCGCCATCCCCGGCTCAGTGGACTCAGGGTCCGGGTTGCGGTTGGTCCCCAAACAGGAAGGAGGTGGGAACACAGCAGGACTAGGTGGGCCTGGCGGCATGAGTGCGCTCGGGGGACACCTGCACCAGTCGCACACGACCCAGAACATCACCGTTGTGCCTGTTCCCTCGACAGGTATCATGACTGCAG CCGGGTTAGTGATCACCACCCCTCAAGGCACACTGGTCCCCACTGCCTCCACGCAGTCATTTGTAGCTGGACACCCCACTGCCACCACCATGATAGTATCTGCAGTGCACCCCTCACATACAG ACAAGAAGCAGGAAATTGCTGTCCCTCCTGCAGTTGTGATGCCAACTCCATCAAAGCGAGGCAGGAAGAGCAAACAGATGTTGGGCAGAGTGGGTGGGGTCCTCCCTCCAGGAAGTGATGCACTAATATTGGCACACCTCGCTGCTGGTGGACAG cACCACACTGCTGACCCATACGACCTGTCAAATGATGAGGATGAGCATACCAACAAAGATGGACCCAAATCCTACAG GTGTCGGATGTGTGCAGTGACGTTCTTCAGCAAGTCAGACATGCAGATCCACGCCAAGTCCCACACAGAGGCCAAGCCCCACAAGTGCCCCCACTGCTCCAAGTCATTTGCCAACTCCAGCTACCTGGCCCAGCACATCCGCATTCACAGCGGGGCCAAGCCCTACACCTGCACCTACTGCCAGAAAACATTCAGGCAGCTCAGTCACCTACAGCAGCACACACG AAACCACACTGAGGCCAAGCCCCACAAGTGCCCCCACTGCTCCAAGTCGTTTGCCAACTCCAGCTACCTGTCCCAGCACATCCGCATCCACACCGGGGCCAAGCCCTACGCCTGCTCCTACTGCCAGAAAACATTCAGGCAGCTCAGTCACCTACAGCAGCACACACG GATTCATACCGGTGACCGACCGTATAAGTGTAACCATCCTGGCTGTGAAAAAGCTTTCACTCAGTTGTCCAACCTACAG TCTCACCGTCGGCAGCACAACAAAGACAAGCCGTACAAATGCCATAACTGTAACCGTGGTTACACAGATGCTGCCAGCCTGGAGGTGCACCTGTCCACACACACCGTCAAACATGCCAAGCTGTTCTCCTGTGGCCTCTGTAACCGTTCCTATACCTCA GAGACGTATCTAATGAAACACATGAGGAAGCACAACCCCGACCCGCTAACCGTGGCAGCGACAGTAGCTGCTCAGCAGGCCCAGGGCCTTGCGCCAGGCGGAGGCCGGGGCCGAGGCCGCGGCCGAGGGAGAGGTGCTGGAGGTGTGGGCAGAGCGGGCCAGCTCCAAAGCCAGACCAACCCTAACAACAACCCCCAGAACCCTAACCCTGGGCCCCCAGGCAGCTACCAGCAGCCCACGGAAGCCGTGGTTCAATGCCCGTTTGACCTGCACCAGTACAAGACGGTGTCAGCCGGCGAGATCCAGTACAAACCGGTCACTGTGGCGGACCTGCCAGTGGCCCACAAAGACCTCTGCCTCACCGTCTCCACATCAGCCATACAGGTGGAGCACATGAACTCATAG
- the znf384a gene encoding zinc finger protein 384a isoform X6, whose amino-acid sequence MFLNKAKEQMGPEKTNMPSYTHSSASTTSSPHYPTAVLAIPGSVDSGSGLRLVPKQEGGGNTAGLGGPGGMSALGGHLHQSHTTQNITVVPVPSTGIMTAAGLVITTPQGTLVPTASTQSFVAGHPTATTMIVSAVHPSHTDKKQEIAVPPAVVMPTPSKRGRKSKQMLGRVGGVLPPGSDALILAHLAAGGQHHTADPYDLSNDEDEHTNKDGPKSYRCRMCAVTFFSKSDMQIHAKSHTEAKPHKCPHCSKSFANSSYLAQHIRIHSGAKPYTCTYCQKTFRQLSHLQQHTRNHTEAKPHKCPHCSKSFANSSYLSQHIRIHTGAKPYACSYCQKTFRQLSHLQQHTRIHTGDRPYKCNHPGCEKAFTQLSNLQSHRRQHNKDKPYKCHNCNRGYTDAASLEVHLSTHTVKHAKLFSCGLCNRSYTSETYLMKHMRKHNPDPLTVAATVAAQQAQGLAPGGGRGRGRGRGRGAGGVGRAGQLQSQTNPNNNPQNPNPGPPGSYQQPTEAVVQCPFDLHQYKTVSAGEIQYKPVTVADLPVAHKDLCLTVSTSAIQVEHMNS is encoded by the exons ATGTTCCTGAACAAGGCAAAGGAGCAGATGGGTCCAGAGAAGACCAACATGCCCTCCTACACTCACTCCTCTGCGTCTACCACCTCCTCTCCCCACTACCCCACGGCTGTGCTCGCCATCCCCGGCTCAGTGGACTCAGGGTCCGGGTTGCGGTTGGTCCCCAAACAGGAAGGAGGTGGGAACACAGCAGGACTAGGTGGGCCTGGCGGCATGAGTGCGCTCGGGGGACACCTGCACCAGTCGCACACGACCCAGAACATCACCGTTGTGCCTGTTCCCTCGACAGGTATCATGACTGCAG CCGGGTTAGTGATCACCACCCCTCAAGGCACACTGGTCCCCACTGCCTCCACGCAGTCATTTGTAGCTGGACACCCCACTGCCACCACCATGATAGTATCTGCAGTGCACCCCTCACATACAG ACAAGAAGCAGGAAATTGCTGTCCCTCCTGCAGTTGTGATGCCAACTCCATCAAAGCGAGGCAGGAAGAGCAAACAGATGTTGGGCAGAGTGGGTGGGGTCCTCCCTCCAGGAAGTGATGCACTAATATTGGCACACCTCGCTGCTGGTGGACAG cACCACACTGCTGACCCATACGACCTGTCAAATGATGAGGATGAGCATACCAACAAAGATGGACCCAAATCCTACAG GTGTCGGATGTGTGCAGTGACGTTCTTCAGCAAGTCAGACATGCAGATCCACGCCAAGTCCCACACAGAGGCCAAGCCCCACAAGTGCCCCCACTGCTCCAAGTCATTTGCCAACTCCAGCTACCTGGCCCAGCACATCCGCATTCACAGCGGGGCCAAGCCCTACACCTGCACCTACTGCCAGAAAACATTCAGGCAGCTCAGTCACCTACAGCAGCACACACG AAACCACACTGAGGCCAAGCCCCACAAGTGCCCCCACTGCTCCAAGTCGTTTGCCAACTCCAGCTACCTGTCCCAGCACATCCGCATCCACACCGGGGCCAAGCCCTACGCCTGCTCCTACTGCCAGAAAACATTCAGGCAGCTCAGTCACCTACAGCAGCACACACG GATTCATACCGGTGACCGACCGTATAAGTGTAACCATCCTGGCTGTGAAAAAGCTTTCACTCAGTTGTCCAACCTACAG TCTCACCGTCGGCAGCACAACAAAGACAAGCCGTACAAATGCCATAACTGTAACCGTGGTTACACAGATGCTGCCAGCCTGGAGGTGCACCTGTCCACACACACCGTCAAACATGCCAAGCTGTTCTCCTGTGGCCTCTGTAACCGTTCCTATACCTCA GAGACGTATCTAATGAAACACATGAGGAAGCACAACCCCGACCCGCTAACCGTGGCAGCGACAGTAGCTGCTCAGCAGGCCCAGGGCCTTGCGCCAGGCGGAGGCCGGGGCCGAGGCCGCGGCCGAGGGAGAGGTGCTGGAGGTGTGGGCAGAGCGGGCCAGCTCCAAAGCCAGACCAACCCTAACAACAACCCCCAGAACCCTAACCCTGGGCCCCCAGGCAGCTACCAGCAGCCCACGGAAGCCGTGGTTCAATGCCCGTTTGACCTGCACCAGTACAAGACGGTGTCAGCCGGCGAGATCCAGTACAAACCGGTCACTGTGGCGGACCTGCCAGTGGCCCACAAAGACCTCTGCCTCACCGTCTCCACATCAGCCATACAGGTGGAGCACATGAACTCATAG